One window of Saccharopolyspora phatthalungensis genomic DNA carries:
- a CDS encoding histone-like nucleoid-structuring protein Lsr2, producing the protein MAQKVTVRLVDDLDGTPTAETIDFELDGISYAIDLSPNNATGLRDTLAAYVAHARRTSGRHHPTTPSAPPATNKKRNQDIREWAREHGMRVSGRGRIPAGITHAYDQAR; encoded by the coding sequence ATGGCTCAGAAAGTCACTGTCCGGCTCGTCGACGACCTCGACGGCACACCAACTGCGGAGACCATCGATTTCGAGTTGGACGGAATCAGCTACGCCATCGATCTCTCCCCTAACAACGCCACCGGACTGCGAGACACCCTCGCGGCCTACGTGGCCCATGCCCGCCGCACAAGCGGCCGTCACCACCCCACCACACCGTCGGCACCGCCGGCCACGAATAAGAAACGTAACCAGGACATCCGGGAATGGGCCCGCGAGCACGGCATGCGGGTATCCGGCCGCGGCCGTATCCCCGCCGGGATCACCCATGCCTACGACCAAGCCCGATGA
- a CDS encoding tyrosine-type recombinase/integrase: protein MSVVLAEVRSLGTARRLRTAEELEDFEQELVDQFALAQAGAGLTDGVVGSYRSVVFEFVRFLGRPVWTTRAEDVDRFLTDQRKRGRAASTVYKKAGTLAAFFDFLVVRYQGDIHAVTSYVVEQPVDEFNRPSNPDCVALRVPPSQDEVDILFTAWREALPHARKFLPAARDYMAASLWRRAGLRITETVMLDIRDWRPDLGERGKLHVRFGKGSRGRGHKPRLVSAINDVDALVEWWLIDVRHQFGPDWSDPDAPLLPSERRDRDTGLCVRVGDDALRSGLAGAVGRWLPAWVGRLTPHGLRHFCASSLYTRGMDLKAIQEILGHEWLSTTTRYIHVHANHVEHAWETANQRVASRLGQ, encoded by the coding sequence GTGTCCGTGGTACTGGCTGAGGTGCGGTCGTTGGGGACCGCGCGGCGGTTGCGCACTGCTGAGGAGTTGGAGGACTTCGAGCAGGAGCTGGTGGATCAGTTCGCGTTGGCGCAGGCGGGTGCGGGTTTGACCGACGGCGTGGTGGGGTCCTATCGGTCGGTGGTGTTCGAGTTCGTGCGGTTCCTTGGCCGCCCGGTGTGGACGACGCGCGCCGAGGATGTCGACCGGTTTCTGACTGATCAGCGCAAGAGGGGCCGGGCAGCGTCCACTGTGTATAAAAAGGCGGGAACGTTGGCGGCGTTCTTCGACTTCCTCGTTGTGCGGTATCAGGGTGATATCCACGCAGTGACGAGTTATGTGGTTGAACAGCCGGTCGATGAGTTCAACCGCCCGTCCAACCCGGACTGCGTGGCGCTGCGGGTGCCTCCGTCGCAGGACGAGGTCGACATCCTGTTCACCGCGTGGCGTGAGGCGTTGCCGCATGCCCGGAAGTTCCTGCCGGCGGCGCGGGACTATATGGCCGCCTCGTTGTGGCGCCGGGCGGGTTTGCGGATCACCGAGACGGTGATGTTGGACATTCGTGATTGGCGGCCTGATTTGGGGGAGCGCGGCAAGCTGCACGTTCGGTTCGGCAAGGGGAGCCGGGGGCGCGGCCACAAGCCTCGCCTGGTGTCGGCTATCAACGATGTCGACGCGTTGGTGGAGTGGTGGCTGATTGATGTGCGCCACCAGTTCGGCCCGGACTGGTCGGACCCGGATGCTCCGCTGCTGCCGAGCGAGCGGCGCGACCGGGATACCGGTTTGTGTGTGCGTGTTGGTGATGATGCGTTGCGCTCGGGTCTGGCTGGGGCGGTGGGCCGGTGGCTTCCGGCGTGGGTGGGTCGGTTGACGCCGCATGGGTTGCGGCACTTTTGCGCCTCGTCGTTGTACACGCGTGGCATGGATCTTAAAGCTATACAAGAGATTTTGGGGCACGAGTGGCTGTCCACCACGACGCGGTACATCCATGTCCACGCCAACCACGTCGAACACGCCTGGGAGACGGCCAATCAGCGGGTGGCCTCCCGGCTCGGACAGTAG
- a CDS encoding pilus assembly protein TadE, giving the protein MAAEVTLLTPFLVMLLVFVAVVIHRGVDARLRLDDAAHQAARAASIERSAPAAITAAQATASSALSTAGVVCESLGVDTDTSGMVAGGAVTVTVTCAVDFSDALILAVPGQKELSATASEPVDVWRSILTNGGGSSS; this is encoded by the coding sequence GTGGCCGCCGAAGTCACCCTCCTCACGCCATTTTTGGTCATGCTCCTGGTGTTCGTCGCGGTCGTGATCCATCGCGGTGTCGATGCGCGGCTGCGGCTGGACGACGCCGCGCACCAGGCCGCCCGCGCGGCCAGTATCGAACGCTCCGCACCCGCCGCCATCACCGCCGCGCAGGCCACCGCCAGCAGCGCCCTGTCGACCGCGGGCGTGGTGTGCGAGTCGCTGGGAGTGGACACCGACACCTCCGGCATGGTGGCCGGCGGTGCGGTCACGGTGACCGTGACATGCGCGGTCGACTTCAGCGATGCCCTGATCCTCGCCGTGCCCGGGCAGAAAGAGTTGTCCGCCACCGCAAGCGAACCCGTGGACGTCTGGCGTTCAATCCTGACCAACGGCGGTGGGAGCAGTTCATGA
- a CDS encoding LysM peptidoglycan-binding domain-containing protein, with translation MTASPPRHRHRRHRRRIGAPTLVWPIVVAVARIAARLVLGVLASVLLVALVAGLPWALWHYLGWPLPDHLPDVGEMEAVLLGPMSTSVVLNVLACLCWITWAAFVVDVARCTVAALQGLRWPHPQPGGPVHAVAAILVGVLVAAVLGNRAVATAAGISDGAGGRSAAITATAPAWDPTPPCLHSITTVQRTIHGSTVHPSAEIPAAVATTVIVRGPEDGVHDSLSRIAARTLGDGTRWPEIFEANKGKPQPGGGRLTNPNLIYPGEELALPPTTSPATSPPRNDDQDGTLTMPPPLASMPPYLSPVPAPSTMLSPSPSQKQATPARPAAPDPPTGTRPQGDPGIALSPEIFVGVGLATAISTALLIARRRSRRTYQPGSRRRDDLPVAPVVYQLRLAHLRAEHEDTDQNQNPDTDTGSPIGRRHSAKPLVVGTHSDPNAAADARARLDGDTAAGIGVREGRDIALELATAHGLGLVGAGAPAAARALLISMLATENTSAGKAPRPSQAGAMVIIPAEHLQFLLGQQHTRTQWPTTLRVVADLDTALDELEAEILRRTRDDHRSHHQEWPVLALVARSPQQDTQRLQSVLDNGVHLGLVGLLLGQWRPGITAYIRSEGTISTTSPGPGEALRGTRVFRLPEAAAADLMNLLHQAQLDNAPETPGNTQDSSTHPPEATPAGDDAELEVTAITEGTPANTGASLVTDSAVSPGGYGVEAPEQELACDRPVTPIVLTVLGSPRVRWRRDGHDEDSLECDVTAVFPPRQRQLLVFLALHPDGVHRDALVAALWEANPPDRPTNALNTALSRLRRCVREATDGALSDITLTEQGRYHLDPTLVDTDYWHFHHAIAARRTATTDTERITALRHIVAHYGGQLADGMDTEWIDAAREAARRDAIDAVAALARAHVDTDPQYTLDLLETAREFDPHNELLYRDIMRLQDRLDHHDAIPRTLTLLSARMAEIGEQPTPQALTLAARLQHRPESTTSPIRQQHAGNHRGTAAAK, from the coding sequence ATGACCGCCTCGCCACCGCGCCATCGACACCGCCGACATCGCCGTCGCATCGGCGCGCCGACCCTGGTGTGGCCGATTGTCGTGGCTGTGGCCAGGATCGCGGCTCGCCTGGTTCTGGGTGTGCTGGCCTCGGTGTTGTTGGTCGCGTTGGTGGCCGGGTTGCCGTGGGCGCTGTGGCACTACCTCGGCTGGCCGCTGCCCGACCATCTCCCCGACGTCGGCGAAATGGAGGCGGTGCTGCTGGGCCCGATGTCAACGTCGGTTGTGCTGAACGTGCTGGCGTGCCTGTGCTGGATCACCTGGGCGGCGTTCGTCGTCGACGTCGCCCGTTGCACCGTCGCTGCCTTGCAGGGCCTGCGGTGGCCGCACCCGCAGCCTGGCGGGCCAGTGCATGCCGTGGCCGCGATCCTCGTCGGCGTCCTGGTTGCCGCAGTGCTGGGCAACCGCGCCGTTGCCACCGCCGCCGGCATCTCCGACGGCGCCGGCGGACGCAGTGCTGCGATCACAGCGACCGCCCCCGCATGGGACCCAACGCCACCCTGTCTCCACTCAATCACGACGGTCCAGCGCACCATTCACGGTTCGACCGTTCACCCTTCCGCCGAGATCCCGGCGGCCGTGGCGACGACCGTAATCGTGCGCGGGCCGGAAGACGGTGTGCACGATTCGTTGTCGCGCATCGCGGCACGCACCCTGGGCGATGGCACCCGCTGGCCCGAGATCTTCGAGGCGAACAAAGGAAAACCCCAACCCGGCGGAGGCAGACTCACCAACCCGAATCTGATCTATCCCGGCGAAGAACTCGCCCTGCCACCCACCACCTCTCCCGCAACCTCCCCACCGCGCAACGATGATCAGGACGGCACGCTCACGATGCCGCCTCCGCTGGCCTCGATGCCGCCCTACCTGTCCCCCGTACCTGCTCCTTCAACCATGCTTTCGCCGTCCCCGTCCCAGAAACAGGCCACTCCCGCCCGCCCGGCGGCACCGGACCCGCCGACCGGCACCCGCCCGCAAGGTGATCCGGGTATCGCCCTGAGCCCGGAGATATTCGTCGGCGTGGGTCTGGCCACAGCGATCAGTACCGCGCTGCTGATCGCCCGCCGCCGCTCTCGCCGCACCTACCAGCCCGGCAGCCGGCGCCGCGACGACCTGCCTGTCGCCCCGGTGGTCTACCAGCTGCGGCTGGCGCACCTGCGCGCCGAACACGAGGACACCGACCAGAACCAGAACCCGGACACCGATACCGGGAGCCCTATCGGTCGGCGTCATTCCGCAAAACCCCTTGTCGTGGGCACGCATTCCGACCCGAATGCCGCGGCCGACGCCCGGGCTCGTCTCGATGGGGATACGGCAGCGGGGATCGGCGTGCGCGAGGGACGTGACATCGCGCTGGAGCTGGCCACCGCACACGGACTGGGATTAGTCGGCGCGGGTGCGCCAGCCGCGGCCCGTGCGCTGCTGATCAGCATGCTGGCCACCGAGAACACGTCCGCCGGGAAAGCCCCACGCCCGTCACAGGCCGGGGCCATGGTGATAATCCCAGCCGAGCACTTGCAGTTCCTGCTGGGACAGCAGCACACCCGCACCCAATGGCCCACCACGCTGCGGGTCGTGGCCGATCTGGACACCGCACTCGACGAGCTGGAGGCCGAGATCCTGCGCCGCACCCGCGACGACCACCGCTCCCACCATCAGGAATGGCCGGTCCTGGCCCTGGTCGCCCGGAGCCCGCAGCAGGACACCCAGCGGTTGCAGTCGGTTTTGGACAACGGTGTCCACCTTGGGCTCGTCGGCCTCCTGCTGGGCCAATGGCGACCCGGCATCACCGCCTACATCCGCTCGGAGGGCACCATCTCGACCACCAGCCCCGGCCCCGGCGAAGCACTCCGCGGCACCCGCGTTTTCCGGCTCCCCGAAGCCGCCGCCGCTGACCTGATGAACCTCTTACACCAAGCCCAGTTAGATAACGCCCCCGAAACACCGGGGAACACGCAGGACTCGTCGACACACCCGCCTGAGGCCACCCCTGCCGGCGACGACGCCGAGTTAGAGGTCACCGCGATCACCGAAGGAACGCCGGCCAACACCGGCGCGTCTTTGGTGACCGACTCCGCGGTCTCCCCGGGCGGATACGGCGTCGAGGCACCCGAGCAGGAACTCGCCTGTGATCGCCCGGTCACGCCGATCGTGTTGACCGTGCTGGGCTCGCCCCGGGTGCGCTGGCGCCGCGATGGTCACGACGAGGACAGCCTGGAATGCGATGTCACCGCCGTGTTTCCGCCCCGGCAACGCCAGCTGCTGGTGTTTTTGGCACTGCACCCCGACGGTGTGCACCGCGACGCACTCGTGGCCGCGCTCTGGGAAGCCAACCCTCCCGACCGGCCCACCAACGCCCTCAACACCGCACTGTCACGGCTGCGGCGCTGCGTGCGCGAGGCCACCGACGGCGCCCTGTCCGACATCACCCTCACCGAACAAGGCCGCTACCACCTCGACCCCACCCTGGTCGATACCGACTACTGGCACTTCCACCACGCCATCGCGGCGCGACGCACGGCCACCACCGACACCGAACGCATCACCGCACTGCGACACATCGTCGCCCACTACGGCGGACAACTCGCCGACGGGATGGACACCGAATGGATCGACGCCGCCCGCGAAGCCGCCCGACGCGACGCCATCGACGCCGTGGCCGCACTGGCGAGAGCCCACGTCGACACCGACCCGCAATATACGCTCGACCTGCTGGAAACCGCGCGGGAATTCGACCCCCACAACGAACTGCTCTACCGCGACATCATGCGCCTGCAAGACCGCCTGGACCACCACGACGCGATCCCCCGCACCCTCACCCTGCTCTCGGCCCGCATGGCCGAGATCGGCGAGCAGCCCACACCCCAGGCCCTCACACTCGCCGCCCGCCTGCAACACCGCCCCGAGTCCACCACATCCCCCATCCGCCAGCAGCATGCAGGAAATCACCGTGGAACGGCCGCAGCGAAGTGA
- a CDS encoding type II secretion system F family protein, whose translation MITVLLLGMGLGVGLWSLSVWLFPPRPALGEVLARATRPVAPPPILATDAEGWAARLGRPFVSPLRALGLPSARLRRDLAVFGRPISTHLAEKATVALIGLLLPVAVQLVLALGGVWLGLEVPVIAGLVLAGLGFLLPDLRSRSEAAKLRTGFRHALSAYLDLVWITLAGGAGVDSALGDSVAVGRGWAFAQIRRALSTARLTRTTPWATLRQLGDELDVTELSELAASVSLAGTEGAKVRASLAAKAAALRTHQITDAEAEAQAATERMSLPVVALFLGFLVFIGYPALTQVLNGL comes from the coding sequence GTGATCACCGTGCTGCTGCTTGGAATGGGGCTCGGTGTCGGGTTGTGGTCGCTGAGCGTGTGGCTGTTCCCGCCCCGTCCCGCATTGGGTGAGGTGCTGGCCCGAGCGACCAGACCGGTGGCGCCTCCGCCTATCCTGGCGACCGACGCCGAAGGCTGGGCGGCGCGGCTGGGCCGCCCGTTCGTTAGCCCTTTGCGAGCACTCGGGTTGCCCAGTGCTCGGCTTCGCCGGGACCTGGCGGTGTTCGGCCGTCCGATCTCCACCCATCTGGCGGAAAAGGCCACGGTGGCGCTGATCGGGCTGCTTCTACCCGTGGCCGTGCAACTGGTGTTGGCCCTCGGCGGGGTCTGGCTGGGGCTGGAGGTACCGGTAATCGCCGGGCTCGTGCTGGCCGGACTCGGATTCCTCCTCCCCGATCTGCGCTCCCGCTCCGAAGCGGCGAAGCTGCGTACCGGATTCCGGCATGCGCTCTCGGCCTACCTCGATCTGGTGTGGATCACCCTGGCCGGCGGCGCCGGCGTGGACAGCGCACTCGGCGACTCCGTCGCCGTCGGCCGCGGCTGGGCCTTCGCACAGATCCGCCGCGCGTTGTCCACCGCGCGGCTCACACGCACCACGCCCTGGGCCACCCTGCGGCAACTCGGCGACGAACTCGACGTCACCGAACTATCCGAACTCGCCGCCTCCGTCTCGCTGGCCGGCACCGAAGGCGCCAAGGTCCGCGCGTCGTTGGCGGCAAAGGCCGCAGCACTGCGAACCCACCAGATCACCGACGCCGAAGCCGAAGCCCAGGCAGCCACCGAACGCATGTCCCTACCGGTGGTGGCCTTGTTCCTCGGGTTCCTCGTATTCATCGGATATCCGGCACTGACACAGGTCCTCAATGGACTGTGA
- a CDS encoding GNAT family N-acetyltransferase, whose product MTSIWTGSKVRLRGIEPEDWQAFQRFDEHSTDMRNGDMIHPPRSAAGYREWAATQAAKQSAGDELLLAIETRADQTLVGTLSTGNIDQRAGRFSYGISIGHDHHRLGYATDAIRLLLTYMFGERRYHKCEVSIYAFNEASIALHRKIGFQTEGRLRDHEYFAGHHHDLVVMGLTIDEFAASHPFADVQEHAQSAGLPDGAAGF is encoded by the coding sequence ATGACCTCGATCTGGACTGGTAGCAAGGTCCGCCTGCGCGGCATCGAGCCCGAGGACTGGCAAGCCTTCCAACGCTTCGACGAGCACTCGACGGACATGCGCAACGGCGACATGATCCACCCACCCCGCTCGGCCGCCGGCTACCGCGAATGGGCAGCAACCCAGGCCGCCAAGCAGAGTGCGGGCGACGAGCTCCTGCTCGCCATCGAAACGCGTGCCGACCAGACCCTCGTCGGCACACTCTCCACAGGAAACATCGATCAGCGCGCAGGCCGCTTCAGCTACGGAATCAGCATTGGCCACGACCACCACCGGCTTGGCTACGCCACCGACGCCATCCGCCTGCTGCTGACCTACATGTTCGGCGAACGTCGTTACCACAAGTGCGAAGTCAGCATCTACGCCTTCAACGAAGCATCGATCGCGCTGCACCGAAAGATCGGCTTCCAGACCGAAGGGCGGCTGCGTGACCACGAATACTTCGCAGGACACCACCACGACCTCGTGGTAATGGGACTGACTATCGACGAATTCGCCGCAAGCCACCCCTTTGCCGACGTCCAGGAACATGCTCAGTCGGCCGGACTCCCAGACGGGGCCGCCGGTTTCTGA
- a CDS encoding TadE/TadG family type IV pilus assembly protein has product MDRTPSRADNSTESLQNRYRSRPAIWHAARLPQLRKVLGGDRGSVSAELVIATPLLLLMLLAIVQFALWSHATHIAQAAASQGLAAARVQTGTAADGSAEAQQVLDQLGRGPLTNTHIAATRGADAASIRVTGEASAVIPLLALPVHAEAAGPVERFVPNVDGFANSEAVSSGGNPSAGGTG; this is encoded by the coding sequence ATGGACAGGACGCCGTCCCGAGCGGACAACTCCACGGAATCCCTACAGAACCGCTACCGATCACGGCCAGCCATCTGGCACGCGGCCAGGCTGCCACAGCTGCGCAAGGTGCTGGGCGGGGATCGGGGATCGGTCAGCGCCGAGCTCGTGATCGCTACCCCTTTGTTACTGCTCATGCTGCTGGCGATCGTACAGTTCGCGCTGTGGTCGCACGCCACCCACATCGCCCAAGCCGCCGCCTCGCAGGGATTGGCTGCCGCACGGGTACAAACCGGCACGGCGGCCGACGGCAGCGCGGAGGCCCAGCAGGTGCTCGATCAGCTTGGCCGTGGCCCGCTGACCAACACCCACATCGCGGCCACGCGTGGTGCCGATGCCGCCTCGATCCGCGTGACCGGTGAAGCCTCCGCGGTGATCCCATTGCTCGCTTTGCCAGTCCACGCCGAAGCCGCAGGGCCCGTGGAGAGGTTCGTACCCAACGTTGACGGGTTCGCGAATTCTGAAGCGGTCTCTTCTGGCGGGAATCCGAGTGCTGGAGGAACCGGATGA
- a CDS encoding class I SAM-dependent methyltransferase: MTELDRELLRTTFGEDADRYDRCRPGYPSELFDDLVSLAPIHSRSRALEIGCGTGQATLPLARLGCAVVAVELSADMTDIARRHLSGFPAAQVVVSAFEEWPLPATKFDVVLSATAFHWIDPDIRMNKAADALHPDGTLALISTHHIAGGTEAFFAEVQSCYERFDPNTPPGLRLPATDAVPTDSTEIDQSNRFGPVEFRRYEWEQTYSTQEYIDLLLTYSGHRALHPDRQQRLLSCIANLIDTNYGGQITKRYLTQLVTAHRAS, encoded by the coding sequence GTGACGGAGCTGGACCGGGAACTGCTGCGAACGACCTTCGGCGAAGACGCCGACCGATACGATCGTTGCCGGCCTGGCTATCCGTCCGAGCTGTTCGACGATCTCGTAAGCCTCGCCCCCATTCACTCTCGATCTCGCGCGCTGGAAATTGGCTGCGGCACCGGCCAAGCAACGCTTCCGTTGGCCCGGCTTGGATGCGCGGTTGTCGCGGTCGAACTCAGCGCTGACATGACTGACATCGCACGGCGGCATCTCTCCGGATTTCCCGCAGCACAGGTGGTGGTGTCGGCTTTCGAGGAGTGGCCGTTGCCCGCTACGAAGTTCGACGTCGTGCTCTCGGCGACGGCCTTCCACTGGATCGACCCCGACATCCGGATGAACAAGGCCGCCGACGCCCTCCACCCTGACGGCACCTTGGCACTGATCTCGACCCACCACATCGCCGGTGGCACCGAGGCATTCTTCGCCGAAGTCCAGAGCTGTTACGAGCGCTTCGACCCCAACACACCACCAGGCTTGCGCCTGCCAGCAACTGATGCTGTGCCCACCGATTCCACCGAGATCGATCAATCGAACCGCTTTGGTCCCGTCGAGTTCCGTCGCTACGAGTGGGAACAGACCTACAGCACCCAGGAATACATCGACCTGTTGCTGACCTACTCGGGACACCGCGCCCTGCACCCAGACCGCCAACAACGCCTGCTGAGCTGCATCGCGAACCTGATCGACACCAACTACGGCGGACAGATCACCAAGCGATACTTGACGCAGTTGGTCACCGCACACCGCGCAAGCTGA
- a CDS encoding AAA family ATPase, translated as MATPPTATPEATSTPGTGTATGGRLRSGELRRQVAQRLADQPGREITPREIAGELGRSSGAVGNALAVLAGRGEAEQTSTAPIRYRASTTTTTAATAPAATASPARTSGRSRKTTPPTTAPSSPERTVPVSEKEPVSGPVTRPNGQTYHPRLLSGLPDVTALRKLRTAGISSLLYGPPGTGKTSVVEAAFPDLITVQGDGDTTVADFVGEYTQTPDGRYVFVHGPLVTAMREGRCLFIDDATLIPPTVLAVVYPAMDGRRQIVVKANGGEIVTAEPGFYVVAGHNPGVHGAVLTDALSSRFAAQIQVSTNFDLAKQLKIDRRAVRVARNLATRQRKGEIGWAPQLRELIAFERISAVLGPDAAAGNLVGIAPEEDRDTVATVVRDAFGTTVQPLALGSRI; from the coding sequence ATGGCCACACCCCCCACGGCGACACCTGAGGCCACCAGTACGCCCGGCACCGGCACCGCGACGGGGGGACGGTTGCGCAGCGGCGAATTGCGTCGGCAGGTGGCGCAACGGCTAGCCGACCAGCCCGGCCGGGAAATCACCCCGCGTGAGATAGCGGGCGAGCTGGGCCGGTCTTCCGGCGCGGTCGGCAACGCGTTGGCTGTGCTGGCCGGGCGGGGCGAGGCCGAGCAAACATCGACCGCACCGATCCGCTACCGGGCGAGCACGACCACAACGACCGCCGCGACGGCCCCAGCCGCGACCGCGTCCCCGGCGCGCACGTCCGGCCGTTCCCGGAAAACCACACCACCCACCACCGCCCCGAGTAGTCCAGAAAGGACAGTTCCGGTCAGTGAGAAGGAGCCGGTGTCCGGGCCGGTGACACGCCCCAACGGCCAGACCTACCACCCGAGGCTACTGTCGGGATTGCCGGATGTGACCGCGCTACGCAAACTGCGCACGGCCGGGATTTCCTCCCTGCTCTACGGCCCGCCCGGCACCGGCAAAACCTCAGTGGTCGAGGCCGCCTTCCCGGATCTGATCACCGTACAGGGCGACGGAGACACCACGGTCGCCGATTTCGTCGGCGAGTACACCCAAACCCCCGACGGCCGGTATGTGTTCGTGCACGGCCCGCTGGTCACCGCGATGCGTGAGGGCCGGTGTCTGTTCATCGACGACGCCACGCTGATCCCGCCCACCGTGCTGGCGGTGGTCTACCCCGCCATGGACGGACGCCGCCAGATCGTGGTGAAAGCCAACGGCGGCGAGATCGTCACCGCCGAGCCCGGCTTCTACGTCGTGGCCGGACACAACCCGGGCGTGCACGGCGCGGTGCTCACCGACGCCCTCTCCTCGCGGTTTGCCGCCCAGATACAGGTCTCCACCAACTTCGACCTCGCCAAACAACTCAAAATAGACCGGCGGGCCGTGCGCGTGGCACGCAATCTCGCCACCCGGCAACGCAAAGGCGAGATCGGCTGGGCGCCGCAGTTGCGGGAGCTGATCGCCTTCGAGCGGATCTCGGCCGTACTCGGGCCGGACGCCGCCGCCGGGAACCTCGTGGGCATCGCCCCGGAAGAGGACCGCGACACCGTCGCCACTGTCGTACGCGACGCCTTCGGCACCACAGTGCAACCACTCGCCCTCGGCAGCCGCATCTAA
- a CDS encoding histone-like nucleoid-structuring protein Lsr2 has translation MAEKTMVEFVDDIDGSPAQQTITFALDGVTYEIDLNARHAQHLRSVLEHHTKHGRRKTARDAERAERRARETNNDLTAQIRAAAQRTRDHLTAQAAAQRTPRTDPGPAVQATMPAAAPRSTKEAKKPAPASELAPQFSSA, from the coding sequence TTGGCTGAAAAGACCATGGTTGAGTTCGTTGACGACATCGACGGCTCGCCGGCCCAGCAGACCATCACGTTCGCTTTGGACGGGGTGACCTACGAGATCGACCTCAACGCCCGGCACGCGCAGCACCTGCGATCCGTGCTGGAACACCACACCAAACACGGCCGCAGGAAAACCGCCCGTGACGCCGAGCGCGCCGAACGCCGGGCCCGCGAGACCAACAACGATCTGACTGCACAGATCCGCGCCGCCGCGCAGCGCACCCGCGACCACCTGACCGCCCAGGCCGCAGCCCAGCGAACCCCGCGCACCGATCCCGGACCGGCCGTACAGGCGACGATGCCGGCGGCCGCACCGCGAAGCACGAAAGAAGCCAAGAAACCCGCGCCTGCCTCGGAGTTGGCTCCGCAGTTCTCATCGGCGTAG
- a CDS encoding helix-turn-helix domain-containing protein, which yields MRWNLRMKAAEAGIWKSTEMRRRLAEAGLEISAGKMSALWTGTPTTIRLDDLDVICAVLKCEPTDLLIREQEKVAARRPRKAAEATGGTVVTPRFGRHRSVPPA from the coding sequence ATGCGGTGGAATCTGCGTATGAAGGCGGCTGAGGCCGGGATCTGGAAGTCCACCGAGATGCGCCGACGGCTGGCCGAGGCCGGGTTGGAGATCAGCGCGGGCAAGATGTCGGCGCTGTGGACCGGGACTCCCACCACGATCCGGTTGGACGACTTGGACGTGATCTGCGCGGTGCTGAAATGTGAACCCACCGATCTGCTGATCCGCGAGCAGGAGAAGGTGGCCGCCCGCAGGCCGCGGAAGGCGGCGGAGGCCACCGGCGGCACGGTGGTCACCCCACGGTTTGGCCGGCACCGGTCGGTGCCCCCAGCGTGA
- a CDS encoding pilus assembly protein TadG-related protein has product MTGHAPPSCTGRVGSWLRGRRQWWGTEEGRVSAFVVTLVVAIVAMAGLTLDGGLALAAKVRAGGHAEAAARAGAQALDLNAYRASGTMRLVPDQAVAEAQSYLARVGATGTVSVSGDTVTVAVTSTQRTQLLGLVGISSLPVHGSGSAHPQRGVVGISRGFANSEVDGGGNSREAGAG; this is encoded by the coding sequence ATGACCGGACACGCACCGCCCTCCTGCACCGGCAGGGTGGGCTCGTGGCTGCGAGGGCGGCGACAGTGGTGGGGCACCGAGGAGGGCCGGGTCTCGGCGTTCGTCGTAACCCTGGTGGTCGCGATCGTCGCCATGGCCGGGCTGACCTTGGACGGCGGCCTGGCCCTGGCGGCGAAAGTCCGCGCAGGTGGCCACGCCGAAGCCGCCGCACGCGCCGGCGCCCAAGCCCTCGACCTCAACGCCTACCGCGCCAGCGGCACGATGCGGCTGGTGCCGGACCAGGCCGTCGCCGAGGCCCAAAGCTACCTCGCTCGGGTGGGCGCGACCGGCACGGTGTCGGTGTCCGGCGACACCGTGACCGTCGCCGTCACCAGCACTCAGCGCACCCAACTTCTGGGCCTGGTGGGGATTTCGTCGCTGCCGGTGCACGGCAGCGGCAGCGCGCACCCACAGCGCGGGGTGGTGGGCATTTCCCGTGGGTTCGCCAATTCTGAAGTGGACGGTGGCGGGAACTCACGTGAGGCTGGTGCTGGATGA